A window of Haliscomenobacter hydrossis DSM 1100 contains these coding sequences:
- a CDS encoding SIR2 family protein, whose protein sequence is MSAHTLAPSQIAWKDLLKSLGNQQCVLLIGPNLLPGENLFLSLLRHLGIDPEDITDSLPKDIAMVYPAENLFLFPNVAARTRIWRRFEEFYNEHLETLRPLYTQIARLPFPVVINTMPDLGLRRSFEQDGILHQFSYYDYRGTPEPYDRIQGSPRDTRLLFNICGVLSDPDSLVLTHDDLFGYFSHILSQKLSSEHYIDLKHTLKNATDFIFLGFQFDQWRTQMLLRLLNPERNKGIQYAVNPALAAETRVFFADQFEVEFVDSISPAEFLTELCSRWTAEEEQRQTAGAPLKQTLRDWLRQGLLTRILERMDQTPVQADATFQLSRLSTLRKSIRDSVLSSESALLEMNKIRKAVQELIEILP, encoded by the coding sequence ATGTCCGCCCACACCCTTGCCCCGTCACAAATTGCTTGGAAAGATCTGCTGAAATCCCTTGGCAATCAGCAGTGCGTACTTCTGATCGGTCCGAATCTTTTACCGGGTGAAAATCTATTTCTTAGCCTGCTCCGGCATTTGGGAATTGATCCCGAAGACATAACAGATTCGTTGCCAAAAGACATTGCAATGGTCTATCCAGCCGAAAACCTCTTCCTTTTTCCCAACGTTGCCGCCCGGACTCGTATCTGGCGCCGGTTCGAGGAGTTCTATAATGAGCACCTGGAAACGCTCCGGCCTTTGTACACCCAAATCGCCCGGCTCCCCTTCCCGGTAGTCATCAACACTATGCCTGACCTCGGGCTGCGTCGTAGCTTTGAACAGGACGGCATCCTGCACCAGTTCAGCTATTACGACTACCGCGGCACGCCCGAACCCTACGACCGCATTCAGGGCTCGCCGCGCGATACCCGCCTGTTGTTCAACATCTGCGGCGTGCTCAGCGACCCTGATTCGCTTGTGCTTACTCATGACGATCTGTTCGGTTATTTTTCCCATATCCTGAGCCAAAAACTCAGCAGTGAACATTACATCGACCTGAAGCATACCCTCAAAAACGCTACTGACTTTATTTTTCTGGGCTTCCAGTTCGATCAATGGCGCACCCAGATGTTGCTGCGTTTGCTCAATCCTGAGCGCAACAAAGGTATCCAGTACGCCGTGAACCCGGCCTTAGCAGCAGAAACCCGCGTGTTTTTCGCTGACCAGTTCGAAGTAGAATTCGTGGACAGCATCAGTCCGGCCGAATTCCTCACCGAACTTTGCAGCCGCTGGACCGCCGAAGAAGAGCAGCGCCAAACGGCCGGCGCGCCACTCAAACAAACCCTCCGCGATTGGCTGCGTCAGGGCCTGCTCACCCGCATCCTCGAACGTATGGACCAAACACCCGTGCAGGCGGACGCCACTTTCCAACTGAGTCGCCTCAGCACACTTCGTAAAAGCATCCGCGACAGCGTGTTGAGTAGCGAAAGCGCACTACTTGAAATGAATAAAATTCGCAAAGCCGTCCAGGAACTCATCGAAATCCTTCCCTAA
- a CDS encoding nuclear transport factor 2 family protein encodes MKKHLSFFISILCAFLLFGCQNTPDTASAEKMVHELNTKFQQNPYQTLQQNASGDYLFINGEGLFNTKEQMLQAVKDVKVGKWDLENLKIQSLDHVLVATGINNHSMGGDDGKALNYQTAFTYVYQEKGGNLEQVVAQHTHVQNATKEEEAAIINMMEADTKAFLAGDVAGLKNTWAFTPYTRGMAISADGQKAYGGSGDEMSKWVESVKPTEATFANSNYNIRINGNMAWATYDQKITQPDKSTVISHEVRCMEKINGNWRIVVVASVPG; translated from the coding sequence ATGAAAAAACATCTATCCTTTTTCATCTCCATCCTTTGTGCTTTCCTTTTGTTCGGCTGTCAAAATACGCCCGACACGGCCAGCGCCGAAAAAATGGTGCACGAGCTGAATACTAAATTCCAGCAAAATCCTTATCAGACTTTGCAGCAAAACGCGTCCGGAGATTATCTTTTTATCAACGGCGAAGGCCTTTTTAATACAAAAGAGCAGATGCTCCAAGCGGTCAAAGACGTAAAAGTTGGAAAATGGGACTTGGAGAATCTCAAAATTCAGTCATTGGACCATGTACTCGTTGCCACGGGGATAAACAATCACTCCATGGGCGGTGACGACGGCAAAGCGCTGAATTACCAAACTGCTTTCACCTATGTTTACCAGGAAAAAGGTGGAAACCTGGAGCAAGTAGTTGCTCAGCACACGCATGTTCAAAACGCAACAAAAGAGGAGGAAGCCGCGATCATCAACATGATGGAAGCCGATACAAAAGCATTTTTGGCGGGTGACGTGGCGGGCTTAAAAAACACCTGGGCCTTCACCCCCTACACCCGCGGCATGGCGATTTCGGCGGATGGCCAGAAAGCGTACGGTGGCAGTGGCGACGAAATGTCCAAATGGGTTGAATCCGTCAAACCGACCGAAGCCACTTTCGCCAATTCAAATTACAACATCCGCATCAATGGCAACATGGCTTGGGCTACTTACGATCAAAAAATTACCCAGCCCGACAAGTCTACCGTTATCTCGCACGAAGTACGCTGCATGGAAAAAATCAATGGCAATTGGCGGATTGTGGTGGTGGCATCAGTGCCGGGTTGA
- a CDS encoding aminotransferase class V-fold PLP-dependent enzyme, which translates to MFNPHDIRQQFPVFTHFPDLVYLDSAATTQKPYIVLALEQEYYERHNANVHRGIYRLAAEATALYEGTRERSARFLNAPQAKQIIFTSGTTDGINLVAQCFALPRLEAGDQLLISAMEHHSNLIPWQQVCLAKKAELKVIPFLPNGELDMQALQDLLNPKVKLLALTHISNTLGTINPIETIIPLAHAQGIPVLVDAAQSIVSHKIDVQALDVDFLVFSGHKLFGPTGTGVLYGKEKWLNEMPPYRFGGEMIRDVTFERTLFAPIPQKFEAGTPNIAGVATLASAMDFVEDLGQKNIATHLQRLLHLGMERLASIPGIQFYGEATNKSGIISFTLEGIHPHDLATILGQKDICIRAGHHCTQPIMDFYEIPGTVRVSFSVYNVEEDVLKLEKGLREVMGVMGRVN; encoded by the coding sequence ATGTTCAATCCGCACGATATTCGCCAGCAATTTCCCGTTTTTACCCATTTCCCGGATCTGGTCTACCTGGACAGTGCGGCGACCACCCAAAAGCCCTATATCGTTCTGGCCCTGGAGCAAGAATACTACGAGCGGCACAATGCCAATGTACACCGCGGCATCTACCGACTGGCTGCCGAGGCCACGGCCCTCTACGAAGGCACCCGCGAGCGCAGTGCTCGTTTCCTCAATGCCCCCCAAGCCAAACAAATCATCTTCACCAGCGGCACCACCGATGGCATCAACCTGGTGGCGCAGTGTTTTGCCCTGCCTCGGCTAGAAGCAGGCGATCAGTTGCTGATCAGTGCCATGGAACACCATTCCAATCTGATCCCCTGGCAACAGGTCTGTCTGGCCAAAAAAGCGGAACTCAAAGTCATTCCGTTTTTGCCCAATGGGGAATTAGATATGCAAGCACTCCAAGATTTGCTCAATCCCAAGGTCAAACTGCTCGCCCTGACCCATATTTCGAATACCCTGGGCACCATCAACCCCATTGAAACCATCATCCCCCTGGCCCACGCGCAGGGCATTCCGGTGTTGGTTGATGCGGCGCAAAGTATCGTTTCGCACAAAATTGACGTACAAGCGCTGGATGTGGATTTTTTGGTGTTTTCGGGACATAAACTGTTTGGCCCGACCGGTACTGGCGTCTTGTACGGCAAGGAAAAATGGCTGAACGAAATGCCGCCTTACCGTTTTGGGGGGGAAATGATCCGGGATGTCACTTTTGAACGTACCCTTTTTGCGCCCATCCCGCAAAAGTTTGAAGCGGGCACCCCAAATATTGCGGGCGTCGCTACTCTGGCCAGCGCCATGGATTTTGTGGAGGATTTGGGGCAAAAAAATATCGCCACGCACCTGCAAAGGCTTTTGCACCTGGGCATGGAACGTTTGGCAAGCATCCCCGGCATCCAATTTTACGGCGAAGCAACCAACAAGTCGGGTATCATTTCGTTCACACTGGAAGGCATTCACCCACACGATTTAGCGACAATTTTGGGGCAGAAAGACATTTGTATCCGCGCCGGGCACCATTGTACACAACCGATTATGGATTTTTATGAGATTCCGGGTACGGTGCGGGTTTCGTTTTCGGTGTACAATGTGGAAGAGGATGTGCTGAAGTTGGAAAAGGGATTGAGGGAAGTGATGGGGGTGATGGGGAGGGTCAATTAG
- a CDS encoding molybdopterin molybdotransferase MoeA, whose amino-acid sequence MLTVAQAESTILNHALPVVIESIPLREAPGRILAEDLYADRDFPPFDRVTMDGIAIHSASFVNGQRQFLIEAVQAAGTPQLVLQRQENCIEVMTGAPLPQGTDTVIRYEDLNIESGVAQITISDIVQRQNIHTRAIDRHKGDLIISAGRKIGSAEMATAATLGKATLAVAKLPRTAIISTGDELVEIHETPLPHQIRRSNVYAIQAALGEWKIEAEAFHFYDDEQAIRQGVTEILSRFELVILSGAVSEGKFDFVPKALAAAGVTPVFHKVSQRPGKPFWFGTFADKAVLFALPGNPVSAFVGTYRYILPWLRQSLGLKNWPQNTAVLSRDFVFKPDLTYFVPVILDNSTDGLLRATPLEGHGSGDLANLNDADGFLELPKERTYFATGESFPLFRYRG is encoded by the coding sequence ATGCTGACTGTTGCACAAGCCGAATCCACCATTCTGAATCACGCCTTGCCTGTTGTCATCGAGTCTATTCCCTTGCGGGAGGCTCCCGGCCGCATTTTAGCCGAAGACCTCTACGCCGACCGGGACTTTCCCCCTTTTGACCGCGTGACCATGGACGGCATTGCCATTCATTCTGCCAGTTTTGTCAATGGACAGCGCCAGTTTTTGATCGAGGCGGTGCAAGCCGCGGGCACACCACAATTGGTACTCCAGCGCCAGGAAAACTGCATCGAAGTCATGACCGGAGCACCTTTGCCCCAGGGAACCGATACCGTCATTCGTTACGAAGACCTCAACATCGAGTCGGGTGTTGCCCAAATCACAATCAGTGACATTGTGCAGCGACAAAACATCCACACCCGGGCAATTGATCGCCACAAAGGTGATTTAATCATTTCCGCTGGTCGAAAAATTGGTTCAGCCGAAATGGCAACCGCAGCCACCTTGGGCAAGGCTACCCTGGCTGTAGCCAAACTGCCGCGAACCGCCATCATCTCTACGGGTGATGAGTTGGTGGAAATACACGAAACACCGCTGCCTCATCAAATCCGCCGCTCCAACGTGTACGCCATTCAGGCCGCATTGGGCGAGTGGAAAATTGAGGCCGAGGCCTTTCATTTTTACGACGATGAACAAGCCATTCGCCAGGGGGTAACGGAAATTTTGTCCCGTTTTGAGTTGGTTATTTTGAGCGGTGCTGTATCCGAGGGGAAGTTTGACTTTGTACCGAAGGCGCTGGCGGCTGCGGGGGTGACGCCCGTTTTTCACAAAGTCAGCCAGCGCCCTGGAAAGCCGTTTTGGTTTGGTACTTTCGCGGACAAAGCCGTGTTGTTTGCTTTACCGGGCAACCCGGTTTCGGCCTTTGTGGGCACGTACCGCTATATTTTGCCCTGGTTGCGCCAATCGCTGGGGCTGAAGAACTGGCCGCAAAATACGGCGGTATTGAGTCGTGACTTCGTTTTTAAACCGGATTTGACTTATTTTGTTCCTGTAATACTGGACAATTCAACCGACGGATTACTGCGGGCTACTCCGCTGGAAGGACACGGCTCCGGCGATCTGGCCAACCTCAACGACGCGGATGGTTTTTTGGAATTGCCCAAGGAAAGGACATATTTTGCTACCGGGGAGTCATTTCCCCTTTTCCGCTACCGAGGCTAA
- the sufU gene encoding Fe-S cluster assembly sulfur transfer protein SufU, with the protein MEQQLNELYHPLILEHNQHPRHYEKHPEAGVILDAYNSLCGDKFKLYLDIKEGRVVQASFSGYGCAVSKAATSVLVDKIQGKTLEEVKILLGDYFAATKTEHKLAIDIDPDLLAFAAAKKFPGRLKCAVLSWEAMEEYLQRR; encoded by the coding sequence ATGGAACAACAACTGAACGAATTATACCATCCGCTAATATTGGAGCACAACCAGCATCCGCGGCATTACGAAAAACACCCGGAGGCGGGGGTCATCCTGGATGCCTACAATTCGCTTTGTGGGGACAAATTCAAGCTGTACCTGGATATCAAAGAGGGTAGGGTAGTGCAGGCCTCCTTTTCAGGGTATGGTTGTGCGGTATCCAAAGCGGCTACCTCGGTTTTGGTGGATAAAATTCAGGGCAAAACATTGGAGGAAGTGAAAATACTGCTGGGTGACTATTTTGCAGCGACCAAAACGGAGCACAAATTGGCCATCGATATAGACCCTGATTTATTGGCTTTTGCGGCAGCAAAGAAATTTCCTGGGCGGTTGAAGTGTGCGGTACTGTCCTGGGAGGCGATGGAGGAGTACCTTCAACGAAGGTAA
- a CDS encoding (Fe-S)-binding protein: MKVGLFIPCYVDQFYPQVGIATLQLLEKFGCTVGFPLNQTCCGQPMANSGFEHLSHDCDALFVRNFAEYDYVVGPSGSCILHLKDHLHDEKQPEQAAALRGKVFELCEFLVDVLKVESLDAHFPHRVGFHQSCHGQRGLGLSQMSELMAEPFSKPAQLLKLVKGLELIPLSRTDECCGFGGTFSVMEEAVSVKMGKDRLADHVQHGAEYIAGADVSCLMHLEGILRRNNSGVKVVHIAEILNSTGKV, translated from the coding sequence ATGAAAGTTGGATTGTTTATTCCCTGCTACGTTGACCAATTCTACCCGCAGGTAGGCATTGCAACTTTGCAGTTGTTGGAAAAATTCGGCTGTACGGTCGGTTTTCCTTTAAATCAAACCTGCTGTGGTCAACCAATGGCCAACAGCGGGTTTGAACATTTGAGCCATGACTGTGACGCTTTGTTTGTGCGCAATTTTGCGGAATACGATTACGTCGTCGGTCCCTCAGGAAGTTGTATCCTGCACCTCAAAGACCACCTGCACGATGAAAAACAGCCGGAGCAAGCCGCAGCCTTACGGGGTAAGGTGTTTGAACTCTGTGAGTTTTTGGTCGATGTACTCAAAGTAGAAAGTTTGGATGCCCATTTTCCGCACCGGGTGGGTTTTCACCAAAGTTGTCATGGGCAGCGGGGCCTGGGTTTGTCCCAAATGTCGGAACTAATGGCCGAACCCTTTTCCAAACCCGCACAATTGCTCAAACTCGTCAAAGGACTGGAATTGATTCCCCTCAGCAGAACGGACGAATGTTGTGGTTTTGGCGGTACTTTCAGCGTGATGGAAGAAGCTGTTTCGGTCAAAATGGGGAAGGATCGTCTGGCAGATCATGTTCAACACGGTGCGGAATACATCGCCGGTGCCGATGTATCCTGCTTGATGCACCTGGAAGGAATTTTGCGGCGCAACAATAGTGGGGTAAAGGTTGTGCACATTGCCGAAATCCTGAATAGCACCGGCAAAGTTTAA